One genomic region from Oncorhynchus gorbuscha isolate QuinsamMale2020 ecotype Even-year linkage group LG13, OgorEven_v1.0, whole genome shotgun sequence encodes:
- the LOC123993354 gene encoding phosphatidylinositol 3,4,5-trisphosphate 5-phosphatase 2B-like — MAVAWYHRDISRVHAEDLLARAGRDGSFLVRDSESVPGAYALCLLYQRHVHTYRILPDADGLLAVQTSQGVQVNCFRTLGDLVLGYQHPHKGLVIPLLYPVGRDTDTGEESSGDDEKPGLVWSPNPAPVSVSTSPPEGPPVTPVTPSPHLLFLHRLQELNTPSMAGEVVGLLSEYLCSELPLDVEGLRRGAKGLLHLHHTLGTACQGLNSEIDLTMSSLETLAKVFDHPTCPLTSTKSQNMDRGPDMELDSLLCKISALVSLLSSLEKRVLKALQDAVTNHNLAVQPAPLREPAPVSAPVPAPAPAPVPVSAPAPVPAPSPAPAPDPAPAPVPAPALVPVAKNNARPIPVHSFQIKMVRYGRQTVSVDLDTGVLLFDRKAGSFGAETVSHDRILQLVKFQSSPAKLRMVVDSHHNTPRELMFESARKREAFCQLLQLMKTRHSHLSEPDVISVFVGSWNMGGSPPPRSLQSWVTCCGLGRTPDESTALLPHDIYALGTQENSQGEKEWTEHVKATLHSYTHIEYKQVAVQSLWNMRLAVFVKPEHESRISHVNTASVKTGLGNTLGNKGAVGVSLLFNSTSFGFVNCHLTSGSEKVVRRNQNCADILRLLSLGDRQLSAFDVSLRFTHLFWCGDLNYRLDLDVQDILKHVSKREFDELMCADQLTRERHKRKAFLNFKEEKIAFPPTYRYERGSRDSYLWQKYKTSGVRVNVPSWCDRILWKSYSETHITCNSYGCTDDIFTSDHSPVFATFHVGVTSQFISKTDPNSSMERAWMELEGVEAIVKTASKAKFFIEFHSSCLEEIRRSVENDSQSCDVPGFLKLGWSPKQLPKLLPIVSDMEYLQDQHLLLSVKSCDGFESYGECCVALRSLIGAAEQFETFLTHRGEEMGSIRGRVRVHVPKDRRGTREKIYEWFCFEKDEKGLVRGCLSPPSTRAPISRSSPPPPKPAPSSYTNPAYFIFEGVSVLGRVEESPPPRRDPQVVWAGDSALQLPKLFGGRGCDRKSPRRSDFTEIEIPGILPHYPSTNDHHPPQTNSSYQLFPAKDPSPIPPAPSPTTHYHEQPIQPRPSKNNVVQDSILPAKNLRNMYMNHSAIIRENPRREQPRVHQQEQAIPVRSSKLPAFYPYVSTCVPHTQAPWVVEQPVGPLGDHSLTALQIAKSLSEVDFFPLDLEAPSTPCQRPAQRNDLAIAAERGYCWEKEVLYGAPETVRELLSTLGLQKYTLGLSLNGWDDLDYFSGITEEDLRAAGVSNPSHRRRILENLPRIWDSL; from the exons GTACCAACGGCACGTTCACACTTATCGTATTCTTCCTGATGCAGACGGCCTGTTGGCTGTACAG ACGTCTCAAGGGGTGCAGGTGAACTGTTTCCGTACACTGGGGGACCTGGTGTTGGGGTACCAGCACCCTCATAAGGGGCTGGTCATCCCCCTGCTGTACCCTGTGGGGAGGGACACAGATACTGGTGAGGAGAGCTCAGGTGATGATGAGAAGCCAGGGCTGGTGTGGAGTCCCaacccagccccagtctcagtcagTACATCTCCCCCAGAAGGACCCCCAGTCACCCCAGTCACCCCTTCCccccatctcctcttcctccacaggcTGCAGGAGCTCAACACACCCAG CATGGCAGGTGAGGTGGTTGGGCTGCTCAGTGAGTATCTGTGCAGTGAGCTGCCTCTGGATGTGGAGGGTCTGCGTAGAGGAGCAAAAGGCCTACTCCATCTACACCACACCCTGGGCACAGCATGCCAGGGACTCAACAG TGAGATTGATCTGACCATGTCCAGTTTGGAGACGCTGGCCAAAGTGTTTGACCATCCCACCTGCCCTTTAACCTCCACCAAGTCACAG AATATGGATAGAGGTCCAGACATGGAGTTGGACAGCCTGCTGTGTAAAATCTCTGCCCTGGTCAGCCTGCTGTCCTCCCTGGAGAAGAGG GTGCTGAAAGCTCTTCAAGATGCTGTGACCAATCACAACCTGGCTGTGCAGCCTGCCCCTCTCCGTGAACCCGCCCCTGTCTCAGCTCCAGTCCCTGCTCCTGCCCCAGCTCCAGTCCCAGTCTCTGCTCCAGCACCAGTCCCTGCTCCATCCCCTGCTCCTGCCCCAGATCCAGCTCCAGCCCCAGTCCCTGCTCCAGCACTAGTCCCTGTAGCCAAGAACAATGCCAGGCCCATACCTGTCCACTCCTttcag attaAGATGGTGCGTTACGGCAGACAGACCGTGTCAGTGGACTTGGACACAGGAGTGCTGCTGTTTGACAGGAAGGCCGGGTCATTCGGAGCGGAGACAGTCTCACACGACCGGA TTCTGCAGCTAGTCAAGTTCCAGAGCAGTCCAGCCAAGCTGCGCATGGTAGTGGACAGTCATCACAACACCCCACGAGAGCTCATGTTTGAGAGTGCAAGG aAGCGGGAGGCGTTCTGCCAGCTGCTACAGCTGATGAAGACCAGACACTCCCATCTGAGTGAACCTGATGTCATCTCTGTGTTTGTGGGCAGCTGGAATATGG GTGGCTCCCCTCCCCCTCGCAGTCTGCAGTCCTGGGTGACATGCTGTGGTCTGGGGCGAACCCCAGATGAGTCCACAGCTCTGCTGCCTCACGACATCTACGCCCTGGGTACCCAGGAGAACTCTCAGGGGGAGAAGGAGTGGACCGAGCACGTCAAGGCTACCCTACACAGCTACACTCATATAGAGTACAAACAG GTGGCAGTACAGTCACTGTGGAACATGAGGCTGGCAGTGTTCGTGAAGCCGGAGCACGAGAGTCGCATCAGCCATGTAAACACAGCCAGTGTGAAGACTGGCCTGGGGAACACACTGG GAAATAAAGGTGCTGTTGGGGTTTCCTTACTCTTCAACAGTACTTCTTTTGGATTTGTTAACTGCCATCTGACCTCTGGCAGTGAGAAAGTAGTCAG GAGGAACCAGAACTGTGCGGACATCCTCAGACTGTTGTCTCTGGGTGACCGGCAACTCAGTGCCTTTGACGTCAGCCTGCGCTTCACACATCTCTTCTGGTGTGGAGACCTCAACTACAGACTAGATCTGGACGTCCAG GACATTCTCAAACATGTTTCCAAGCGGGAGTTTGATGAGCTCATGTGTGCTGACCAGCTGACGCGAGAACGACACAAGAGGAAGGCCTTCCTCAATTTCA AGGAAGAGAAGATTGCGTTTCCGCCCACCTATCGGTACGAGAGGGGGTCCAGGGACAGTTACCTGTGGCAGAAGTACAAGACCTCTGGC GTGCGTGTCAATGTGCCATCATGGTGTGACCGGATTCTGTGGAAGTCTTACTCAGAGACACATATCACCTGCAACTCCTATG gttgtACAGATGACATCTTCACCAGCGACCACTCGCCTGTTTTTGCCACATTCCATGTAGGGGTGACGTCACAGTTCATTTCCAAAACAG ACCCAAACTCGAGCATGGAGAGGGCCTGGATGGAGTTGGAAGGTGTTGAGGCCATTGTGAAGACAGCCAGCAAAGCCAAGTTCTTCATTGAGTTTCACTCATCCTGCCTTGAAG AGATCCGCCGTTCCGTAGAGAATGACTCACAGAGCTGTGACGTGCCTGGCTTCCTCAAACTGGGCTGGTCCCCCAAGCAGCTGCCCAAG CTTCTCCCGATCGTCTCAGACATGGAGTACCTTCAGGATCAGCACCTCCTGCTGTCTGTCAAGTCATGTGACGGGTTTGAGTCATACG GTGAGTGCTGTGTGGCACTGCGCTCCCTTATCGGCGCGGCAGAGCAGTTCGAGACGTTTCTGACCCACCGGGGTGAGGAGATGGGCTCCATACGTGGGCGGGTCAGGGTCCATGTGCCCAAGGACCGGCGAGGAACACGGGAGAAGATCTACG AATGGTTCTGCTTTGAGAAGGATGAGAAGGGTCTGGTGAGGGGATGCTTGTCTCCTCCGTCCACTCGGGCACCTATCAGCCG ATCGTCACCGCCTCCACCCAAGCCGGCCCCTAGCAGTTACACAAACCCTGCCTACTTCATATTTGAAGGTGTGTCTGTCCTGGGAAGAGTAGAGGAGTCTCCACCCCCTCGCAGGGACCCTCAGGTGGTCTGGGCCGGCGACTCCGCGCTGCAGTTACCCAAACTCTTCGGGGGGCGTGGCTGTGACAGGAAGTCCCCTCGCAGGTCTGACTTCACTGAAATCGAGATTCCAGGGATCCTGCCCCACTATCCTTCCACCAATGACCATCATCCACCCCAGACTAACTCCTCCTATCAGCTCTTCCCAGCAAAGGACCCATCGCCAATCCCCCCTGCCCCAAGCCCCACCACTCACTATCATGAACAACCCATACAACCACGACCAAGCAAAAACAATGTTGTCCAGGACTCCATCCTGCCTGCCAAGAACCTGAGGAACATGTACATGAACCACTCCGCCATCATCAGAGAGAACCCCAGGAGAGAACAGCCTAGGGTGCACCAACAGGAACAAGCCATCCCTGTACGGAGCAGCAAACTCCCAGCCTTTTACCCATATGTGTCCACCTGTGTACCCCACACCCAGGCACCGTGGGTGGTGGAGCAGCCAGTTGGGCCCCTTGGGGACCACTCCCTCACAGCCCTGCAGATAGCCAAGTCACTCAGCGAGGTAGACTTCTTCCCATTGGACCTTGAGGCTCCATCTACCCCATGTCAGAGACCGGCCCAGAGGAATGACCTGGCCATAGCTGCAGAAAGAGGATACTGCTGGGAGAAAGAG